From a single Sus scrofa isolate TJ Tabasco breed Duroc chromosome 13, Sscrofa11.1, whole genome shotgun sequence genomic region:
- the CX3CR1 gene encoding CX3C chemokine receptor 1, translated as MSTISPESSLEDFDYDGLLEACDMGDIVALGTVFLSILYCLIFAFGLVGNLLVVFALTNSQKPKNITDIYLLNLALSDLLFVVTLPFWTHYLINEQGLHNALCKLTTAFFFIGFFGGIFFITIISIDRYMAIVLATNSMNNRTVTQGVIISLSVWAAAILMSAPQFMFTKQKENECHGDYPEVLQKIWPVLRNVEINLLGFLLPLFIMSYCYLRIMWTLLSCKNHKKAKAIKLIFLVVIVFFLFWTPYNIMIFLETLNRFDLFPTCDMQKNLRLALSVTETIAFTHCCLNPLIYAFAGEKFRRYLYHLYRKCLAILCGHPVTLSSSLSESQRSRRESILSSNFTHYTNDGDASILL; from the coding sequence ATGTCCACCATCTCCCCTGAATCAAGTTTAGAAGACTTTGACTACGATGGGCTTCTAGAAGCCTGTGACATGGGAGACATCGTGGCCCTGGGAACTGTCTTCCTATCCATTCTCTACTGCCTTATTTTTGCCTTTGGCCTCGTGGGCAATCTGCTGGTGGTGTTTGCTCTCACCAATAGCCAGAAGCCCAAGAACATCACTGACATTTACCTGCTGAACCTGGCCTTGTCTGATCTGCTTTTTGTAGTCACCTTGCCCTTCTGGACTCATTATCTGATAAATGAGCAAGGCCTTCACAATGCCTTGTGCAAACTCACCACAGCCTTCTTCTTCATTGGGTTTTTTGGAGGCATAttcttcatcaccatcatcagcatTGATAGATACATGGCCATCGTCCTGGCCACTAACTCCATGAACAACCGGACCGTGACGCAAGGTGTCATCATCAGCCTCAGTGTCTGGGCAGCCGCCATCTTGATGTCCGCACCCCAGTTCATGTTCACCAAGCAGAAGGAAAACGAATGTCATGGTGACTACCCTGAGGTCCTGCAGAAAATCTGGCCTGTACTCCGCAATGTGGAAATAAATTTGCTTGGCTTCCTGCTCCCCCTGTTCATTATGAGTTACTGTTACCTCAGAATCATGTGGACACTGCTTTCCTGCAAGAACCACAAGAAAGCTAAAGCCATTAAGCTGATCTTTCTGGTGGTCATtgtgtttttcctcttctggacACCCTACAACATTATGATTTTCTTAGAGACACTCAATCGCTTTGACCTCTTTCccacctgtgacatgcagaagaaTCTGAGGTTGGCCCTCAGTGTGACAGAGACAATTGCATTTACTCACTGCTGCCTCAATCCCCTTATCTACGCATTTGCTGGAGAGAAGTTCAGAAGATACCTTTACCACCTGTATAGGAAATGCCTGGCTATCCTGTGCGGCCACCCTGtcactctttcctcctccctaTCTGAATCACAAAGGAGCAGGCGGGAAAGTATTCTGAGCAGCAATTTTACTCATTACACCAATGATGGAGATGCATCCATCCTTCTCTGA